The Nitrospira sp. genome contains a region encoding:
- a CDS encoding NAD(P)H-binding protein produces the protein MKIAIVGASAGIGLEVTRLALQKGHEASTLSRRVVPLPDHPNLRRVQGSATNLNNVRAAVAGAEVIHVTLGTKSPFPTTMFSDSARLLLQVLQETGSSATLLVLTGFGAGDSWGYNALPMRILFTLLLKAVYADKSEQERLIAEAYPRWEIVRPGRLTNGAMTGRYRVLDELVEGMRVGAIARSDVAHFMVAQAEHPTCLGKYVTLTY, from the coding sequence ATGAAGATCGCCATTGTCGGTGCCTCGGCCGGTATCGGGCTTGAGGTCACGCGTCTCGCCCTTCAGAAGGGTCATGAAGCGAGCACCTTGTCGCGGCGGGTCGTTCCACTCCCGGATCACCCCAATCTAAGAAGAGTGCAGGGCAGTGCGACGAATCTCAATAACGTCAGGGCCGCAGTGGCGGGAGCCGAGGTTATCCACGTGACACTCGGCACAAAGAGTCCTTTCCCCACAACGATGTTCTCCGACTCGGCGCGTCTCTTACTTCAGGTATTGCAGGAGACCGGTTCCTCAGCAACGCTTCTCGTGCTCACCGGGTTCGGTGCGGGCGATAGCTGGGGCTACAACGCTCTCCCGATGAGGATCCTGTTCACGCTGTTGCTCAAGGCAGTCTATGCGGACAAGAGCGAGCAGGAGCGGCTGATTGCCGAGGCCTATCCACGCTGGGAAATTGTGCGGCCGGGCCGGTTGACCAACGGCGCAATGACGGGCCGTTATCGCGTACTGGATGAACTGGTCGAAGGGATGCGGGTCGGGGCCATTGCCCGATCCGATGTCGCGCACTTCATGGTAGCGCAGGCAGAGCACCCGACGTGCCTTGGCAAGTATGTGACACTCACTTACTGA
- a CDS encoding zinc ribbon domain-containing protein, which produces MPIFEYVCRECNHRFELLTHGSAAAVCPKCKATELDKQFSSFGVGATAGWASSGGSGACGSCGDPRGPGACSMN; this is translated from the coding sequence ATGCCTATCTTCGAATATGTGTGCCGTGAATGCAATCATCGTTTTGAGTTGCTGACCCATGGATCGGCGGCGGCGGTCTGCCCCAAGTGCAAGGCCACCGAGCTCGACAAGCAGTTTTCCTCCTTTGGAGTGGGCGCCACGGCCGGCTGGGCTTCATCAGGCGGGTCAGGCGCCTGCGGCAGTTGCGGTGATCCCCGAGGACCCGGCGCCTGTTCGATGAATTGA
- the hemW gene encoding radical SAM family heme chaperone HemW, which yields MDIGLYVHVPFCRRRCHFCAFYLEIARSDRMTRFRSALVQEMALYRRQEFLNGRSLHSIYFGGGTPTSLPADHLAALLNLIRDTWPTSPMAEITVEAHPSTVTVEDLSVLTDAGFNRISLGAESMNDQDFAPIGRFGRVQDTATAVQAARRAGFTNVNLDLMYGLPGQSLTDWTNTLESLLTLEPSHISCYSLTVEDGTRLAHHVARNLIVPADDALQTDMESAAEGVLTEAGFSRYEISNYAKPGFACRHNVLYWTGGDYLGLGPSAQSYLDGTRFGNVADLDAYADMLSTQCPPVTDRTPLSTSERQRDALVFGLRLLRGVPRRTIQHAERNLQINELVESGLLDLDRDRIWLTPLGRRYADTVAEKLY from the coding sequence GTGGATATCGGTTTGTATGTTCATGTCCCCTTCTGTCGCCGTCGGTGTCATTTCTGCGCCTTCTACCTTGAAATCGCTCGATCCGATCGTATGACCCGATTTCGTTCCGCCCTCGTCCAAGAGATGGCGCTCTATCGCCGGCAAGAGTTTCTGAACGGTCGATCCCTGCACAGTATCTACTTCGGCGGCGGGACGCCGACGTCCCTTCCCGCTGATCACCTGGCCGCGCTTCTGAATCTGATTCGGGACACATGGCCGACCAGTCCCATGGCGGAAATCACAGTGGAAGCTCATCCATCTACCGTCACTGTCGAAGATCTTTCGGTCTTGACCGATGCCGGATTCAATCGGATCAGTCTCGGGGCGGAATCGATGAACGACCAGGATTTTGCGCCCATTGGACGATTTGGACGGGTTCAGGACACGGCAACTGCCGTTCAGGCCGCGCGCCGCGCCGGGTTTACAAACGTCAACCTCGATCTGATGTACGGGCTACCGGGTCAGTCGTTGACGGATTGGACGAATACGTTGGAATCGCTCCTGACGCTTGAACCGTCGCATATCTCCTGTTACTCGCTTACGGTTGAAGACGGTACACGGCTCGCTCATCACGTGGCGCGAAATCTCATCGTGCCCGCCGATGATGCGCTTCAAACCGACATGGAGTCCGCGGCAGAAGGCGTCCTCACTGAGGCAGGATTTTCGCGCTATGAGATTTCCAACTACGCCAAGCCGGGATTCGCCTGCCGGCACAATGTGCTTTACTGGACCGGTGGTGACTATCTGGGACTCGGCCCAAGCGCTCAGTCCTATCTCGATGGAACCAGATTTGGGAATGTCGCGGATCTCGACGCCTATGCGGACATGTTGAGCACCCAGTGTCCGCCGGTTACGGATCGCACTCCACTTTCAACCTCCGAGCGCCAGAGAGACGCCCTGGTATTCGGGTTGCGCCTCCTTCGCGGCGTTCCACGACGGACAATCCAACATGCGGAGCGAAACCTTCAGATCAACGAACTTGTGGAGTCCGGACTGCTCGACTTGGATCGCGATCGAATTTGGCTCACTCCCTTGGGACGACGATATGCCGATACCGTGGCGGAGAAACTCTACTGA
- a CDS encoding DUF4062 domain-containing protein, whose product MSHRFRVFIASPGDVPLERSALVRAVEEINVTTCPLIGCTLEVVKWESNAVPDAGRPQQVINDQIPDFDIFVGVMWRRFGTPTGIAESGTEEEYRIACARWQKEPSMPLMFYFCQEPFYSNSLEELEQFKKVLLFRKELDGKALTWTYGEHAVFEGTIRKHLCQRLPKLVEAREGTRRSRATPSEDSIMALHDLWPKLDAGTQRAINIAYNENRLAGDPGIQTRDLFSALLRVQDAPLQQVVLEIPETALPKPTAGPVTDEPYILAERPWLSGCVASSIRRLNKLVPAGHKITPTDIFADIAKNGTGASVALLREHNVGPTDIDAILRRKGISALGV is encoded by the coding sequence ATGTCTCATCGGTTTCGCGTGTTCATTGCCTCGCCAGGTGACGTGCCGTTGGAAAGGTCTGCTCTTGTACGGGCTGTTGAAGAAATTAATGTCACCACATGCCCTCTAATTGGGTGCACTCTTGAGGTCGTCAAATGGGAGAGCAACGCGGTTCCTGATGCGGGCCGTCCACAGCAAGTCATCAATGATCAGATCCCTGATTTTGATATCTTCGTGGGTGTAATGTGGCGCCGATTCGGTACGCCAACCGGCATAGCAGAGTCAGGTACAGAGGAGGAGTACCGCATAGCTTGCGCGCGTTGGCAGAAGGAGCCATCCATGCCCTTGATGTTCTACTTCTGCCAAGAACCCTTCTATTCTAACTCTCTGGAGGAGCTAGAGCAGTTCAAGAAAGTCCTGTTGTTCCGGAAAGAGCTTGATGGCAAAGCCCTGACCTGGACATACGGTGAACACGCGGTTTTTGAAGGTACGATCCGAAAGCACCTATGCCAGAGACTTCCCAAGCTGGTCGAAGCTAGGGAGGGTACACGGCGTTCACGCGCCACCCCAAGTGAGGATTCAATCATGGCTCTTCACGATCTATGGCCCAAGCTCGATGCTGGTACTCAACGGGCGATCAACATCGCCTACAATGAAAACCGACTCGCTGGTGACCCTGGCATTCAGACGCGCGATCTGTTCTCGGCGCTGCTACGAGTACAAGACGCGCCGCTTCAGCAGGTTGTTCTTGAAATCCCGGAAACAGCGCTTCCGAAGCCGACTGCAGGTCCGGTTACCGATGAGCCATACATTCTCGCGGAGCGACCCTGGCTCTCAGGTTGTGTGGCTTCGTCCATCCGCAGGTTGAATAAGTTGGTACCCGCAGGCCACAAGATCACCCCAACCGACATATTCGCCGACATTGCCAAGAACGGTACCGGCGCTTCTGTAGCACTCTTACGTGAGCATAATGTCGGCCCTACTGACATAGATGCCATCCTCCGGCGAAAGGGCATCTCAGCGCTTGGAGTCTGA
- a CDS encoding ATP-dependent Clp protease adaptor ClpS, translating into MPTPSTPQTIPGTTEDVQIGSDVGFESRVVVYNCDCHTYQQVIELFCRFIPGMTSTKAFELAWRIDHDGEAIVFAGSTEQADDIAAKLAGGGLRVAVQ; encoded by the coding sequence ATGCCGACACCCTCCACACCACAGACGATTCCGGGAACCACTGAAGATGTGCAAATCGGCTCGGACGTCGGATTCGAGTCGCGGGTGGTCGTGTACAACTGCGATTGTCACACCTACCAACAAGTCATCGAGCTCTTTTGCCGGTTCATTCCCGGTATGACTTCCACCAAAGCTTTTGAATTGGCTTGGCGTATCGATCACGACGGAGAAGCGATCGTCTTCGCGGGGTCGACGGAACAGGCGGACGATATTGCGGCAAAACTCGCAGGGGGTGGGTTACGGGTGGCTGTGCAGTAG
- a CDS encoding DsbA family protein: protein MNSTCIWRRFQSTLSAFAILSLFFSGCATTAHDSKTASTPSQDLTDAAIERYIRTHPEVIVQSLQAMEAKRQAELQERQKTAVAAKQKELLHDPTSPVSGNPKGEITVVEFYDYRCGYCKKAASAVTELQKEDRRVRVVYKDFPILGEPSELAAKAALASQAQGKHQAFHEALLASHADMTREAILKIAVRVGLDAKRLETDMADPKWQAVIEKNRALANDLGISGTPGFIVGTELVPGALDLNGLKELIARAGQGK from the coding sequence ATGAACAGTACCTGTATCTGGAGGCGGTTCCAGTCGACGCTGAGCGCCTTTGCAATCCTATCTCTATTCTTTTCCGGCTGTGCAACCACGGCCCATGACAGTAAGACTGCTTCAACTCCCTCTCAAGACCTCACCGATGCGGCGATTGAACGCTACATTCGCACCCACCCGGAAGTGATCGTCCAATCGCTGCAGGCCATGGAAGCCAAACGACAGGCTGAACTGCAAGAGCGTCAAAAAACGGCTGTCGCCGCGAAACAAAAAGAGCTGCTCCACGATCCGACCTCACCGGTCAGCGGCAATCCGAAGGGCGAGATCACCGTGGTGGAGTTTTACGACTACCGCTGCGGCTACTGTAAGAAGGCGGCTTCGGCTGTTACGGAACTTCAGAAGGAAGATCGCCGTGTGCGGGTGGTCTATAAGGACTTCCCTATTTTGGGCGAGCCGTCGGAGCTTGCGGCCAAGGCCGCGCTCGCGTCTCAGGCGCAGGGCAAGCACCAGGCATTCCATGAAGCGTTGCTGGCGTCTCATGCCGATATGACCAGGGAAGCGATCTTGAAGATTGCCGTTCGCGTTGGCCTCGACGCCAAACGTCTGGAGACGGACATGGCCGATCCGAAGTGGCAGGCTGTCATCGAGAAGAACCGGGCGCTCGCTAACGATCTCGGCATCTCGGGCACTCCGGGGTTCATCGTGGGGACTGAACTGGTGCCTGGAGCACTGGATTTGAACGGATTGAAGGAGTTGATCGCCCGGGCAGGACAGGGAAAATGA
- a CDS encoding DUF5069 domain-containing protein → MDLRKNFPRSMRFRLAGYAHLARMIDKCRAVLAGTEGEYIYPCPMDERLMSFAGITSGQFTDAVQANPADEGVVGWFERQARPRTAAELEEWNQKLLARGPSSPASAARFKEYLAAIDPSRTDITAWSDLQDLEEGRVVPRQKPLDQSAAR, encoded by the coding sequence ATGGACCTGCGGAAAAACTTCCCCCGCAGCATGCGATTCAGGCTGGCGGGTTATGCCCATCTCGCGCGCATGATCGACAAATGTCGCGCCGTGCTGGCCGGCACGGAAGGCGAATACATCTATCCCTGCCCGATGGACGAACGGCTGATGAGTTTCGCGGGAATCACCAGCGGGCAATTCACGGACGCTGTCCAGGCCAATCCTGCCGATGAAGGAGTCGTGGGATGGTTTGAACGGCAGGCACGGCCGCGGACGGCTGCCGAGTTGGAAGAATGGAATCAGAAGCTGCTGGCCCGCGGGCCGAGTTCCCCTGCGAGCGCGGCACGGTTCAAAGAATACCTTGCCGCCATCGATCCATCACGGACCGACATCACTGCGTGGTCGGATTTGCAAGACTTGGAAGAAGGACGGGTCGTTCCTAGACAGAAGCCGCTAGATCAATCTGCCGCTCGGTAG
- the tssI gene encoding type VI secretion system tip protein VgrG: MPNTQENSPIAIDTPLGKDILFLRGFTGQESISRLFAFELDLLSTNRDIKFEDIVGKRISVRLSLGMDKKRYFNGFMSRFMQTGEERELATYRATMVPWFWFLTRTADCRTFQNMTIPDILLKIFDNAGFKDVRSELQGIWEPVDYCVQYRETDFSFVSRLMEQHGMFYFFEHEERKHTLVLADQSSSHKPCPETASARWKPEGSAPNEADVIHRLQIAREFRAGKYTLTDYNFEMPSTSLMATVGGDDAYEMYDYPGEYEKKVQGDRLAKTRIEEEEAQSLTLRGTGACRTFAAGYAFDFKEYFRKDMNQAYVLTQVHHTASIGEAGGRGSGGQEHLTYTNTFTAIPRSVPYRPERLTPRPIVQGPQTAVVVGPVGEEIHVDQYGRVKVQFFWDREGNKNEASSCWVRVSQLWAGKQWGAMFIPRIGQEVIVEFLEGDPDHPIITGRVYNAEQMPPYALPAQQTQSGIKSRSSKGGGPANFNELRFEDKIGNEEIYLHAEKTLTIEVEQDESRSVGHDATLKVGNHKTLTVGGNHSETVSGNETITVSADSAHTTGRSQVLTIGAAYHVSVGGAMKETVGAARTEETGAAKSVTVGRGSSEHIGTSKSVDAGGDISENAGKNISLKAGKDVVINAGKSIAASAGENISESAGKDAAVKAGKKLVLDAGDEITIQTGSAKIHMKKSGDIVIEGKKISLKASGDLVLKGRKIQQN; encoded by the coding sequence GTGCCTAACACGCAGGAAAATAGCCCTATCGCCATCGACACGCCGCTGGGGAAGGATATCCTCTTCCTCAGAGGATTCACCGGGCAGGAGTCGATCTCACGGCTCTTTGCCTTTGAGCTCGATCTGCTCTCAACGAATCGCGACATCAAGTTCGAAGACATCGTCGGAAAACGGATCTCGGTCCGGCTCAGCCTGGGGATGGACAAGAAACGATACTTCAACGGCTTCATGAGTCGGTTTATGCAGACCGGCGAGGAGCGCGAGTTAGCCACCTATCGAGCGACCATGGTGCCGTGGTTCTGGTTTCTCACGCGAACGGCCGATTGCCGCACCTTTCAGAATATGACCATTCCCGACATCCTCTTGAAGATCTTCGACAATGCCGGCTTCAAGGATGTCAGGAGCGAGTTACAGGGTATTTGGGAGCCTGTCGACTATTGCGTGCAGTATCGAGAGACCGACTTCAGTTTCGTTTCGCGTCTCATGGAACAACATGGAATGTTTTACTTCTTCGAACACGAAGAAAGGAAGCACACGCTGGTGCTTGCCGACCAGTCTTCCTCGCACAAACCTTGCCCCGAAACGGCGTCGGCGCGATGGAAGCCGGAAGGCAGCGCACCGAACGAAGCAGATGTAATTCACCGCCTCCAAATCGCACGAGAGTTTCGTGCGGGCAAATACACGCTGACGGACTACAATTTTGAAATGCCGAGCACCAGCCTGATGGCGACGGTCGGCGGCGACGACGCATACGAGATGTACGATTACCCTGGCGAATACGAAAAGAAGGTGCAAGGAGATAGACTCGCCAAGACCAGGATTGAGGAGGAAGAAGCGCAGTCTCTCACTTTACGGGGCACCGGCGCCTGCCGGACCTTTGCAGCCGGCTATGCGTTCGATTTCAAGGAATACTTCCGCAAAGACATGAACCAGGCCTATGTGCTCACGCAGGTCCACCATACGGCTTCGATCGGTGAAGCTGGCGGCAGGGGTAGTGGTGGGCAAGAGCACCTAACCTATACGAATACCTTCACGGCGATCCCGCGCAGCGTTCCCTATCGGCCGGAACGGCTGACCCCAAGACCGATTGTGCAGGGGCCTCAGACGGCTGTCGTCGTAGGACCGGTCGGAGAAGAAATCCATGTCGATCAGTACGGTCGCGTCAAGGTGCAGTTCTTCTGGGATCGGGAGGGAAACAAGAACGAGGCCAGTTCCTGCTGGGTGCGTGTTTCTCAGCTCTGGGCCGGCAAACAATGGGGCGCGATGTTCATTCCACGCATTGGGCAAGAAGTGATCGTCGAATTCCTCGAAGGCGATCCTGACCATCCGATCATCACCGGCCGTGTCTATAACGCGGAGCAGATGCCGCCCTATGCCTTGCCGGCGCAACAAACCCAGAGCGGTATCAAGAGTCGGTCGAGTAAAGGCGGCGGTCCGGCCAACTTCAACGAACTGCGCTTCGAGGATAAGATCGGGAACGAAGAAATCTATCTGCATGCGGAAAAGACCTTGACGATCGAAGTCGAACAGGACGAGAGCCGGTCGGTCGGACACGACGCAACGCTCAAGGTCGGCAATCATAAGACGCTGACGGTAGGCGGCAACCACAGCGAAACTGTCAGCGGGAATGAAACGATCACGGTCAGCGCGGATTCGGCTCATACCACCGGGCGTTCACAGGTCTTGACCATCGGCGCGGCCTATCACGTGAGTGTCGGCGGGGCGATGAAGGAAACGGTCGGTGCCGCCAGAACCGAAGAGACCGGAGCAGCGAAGTCGGTCACGGTCGGCCGCGGGAGCAGTGAACATATTGGAACGAGCAAATCCGTCGATGCCGGCGGTGACATTTCCGAGAATGCGGGAAAGAATATTTCCCTCAAGGCGGGCAAGGACGTGGTGATCAATGCCGGAAAAAGTATAGCGGCCAGCGCCGGCGAGAATATCAGCGAAAGCGCAGGAAAGGATGCCGCCGTTAAAGCCGGCAAGAAACTGGTGCTCGATGCCGGCGATGAAATCACCATCCAGACCGGGAGCGCCAAGATACACATGAAAAAGAGCGGGGACATCGTCATCGAGGGGAAGAAGATTTCGCTGAAAGCGTCGGGTGATCTTGTGCTGAAAGGCCGGAAGATTCAGCAGAATTAG
- a CDS encoding DUF3386 family protein, protein MEHTQEASTIPDDPQARSVLRRAFESTARWPKDFQGFTADLTVNVNGKETSGSVLVKSPREVSVQLTDGETQKWAQEQLGMIAVHRGPRSFEESDGKYSLTMEEDGHPFGAKLNIHGSNSFYRVKDNRITQINRKMAHPGMNPFAFTINVEESAVTQDQKHLTTRYTVYYYSPTDGKLTNVESFTDSHVRVGACDLPAARRIISYDQGQVVVKHLAFKNHKLL, encoded by the coding sequence ATGGAACACACGCAAGAAGCATCGACCATACCCGATGACCCGCAGGCTCGTTCGGTCCTGCGCCGAGCATTCGAATCGACCGCCCGGTGGCCGAAGGATTTTCAGGGATTCACGGCGGATCTCACGGTGAATGTGAACGGGAAAGAAACCAGCGGCTCGGTGCTTGTCAAAAGTCCCCGCGAGGTCTCCGTTCAGTTGACCGACGGTGAGACACAAAAGTGGGCGCAGGAGCAGCTGGGCATGATCGCCGTCCATCGTGGGCCGCGGAGCTTCGAAGAATCCGACGGGAAGTATTCGCTGACGATGGAGGAAGACGGCCATCCATTCGGCGCCAAGCTGAACATCCATGGCTCCAATTCCTTTTACCGCGTCAAAGACAATCGCATCACGCAGATCAATCGAAAAATGGCCCATCCGGGCATGAATCCGTTTGCGTTTACGATCAATGTGGAAGAAAGCGCGGTCACGCAGGATCAGAAGCATCTCACCACCAGGTACACGGTGTATTACTATTCACCAACCGACGGCAAATTGACCAATGTCGAAAGCTTCACCGACAGCCATGTCCGCGTCGGCGCGTGCGACCTGCCGGCGGCGAGACGGATTATCTCTTACGACCAGGGGCAGGTCGTGGTCAAACACCTTGCGTTCAAGAACCACAAGTTGCTCTGA
- a CDS encoding TPM domain-containing protein produces the protein MMLRSGRRLTRVTVMSFIVVLWVAAAHASLYDRPKERVPLPSPIGYVSDHAQVVEAEWKERIRSVCIDLEKKSGVEMVIVTVPTIKPYPSAKEYADALYEKWQIGSTQQEHGVMVLVAVQERQAAMALGRKMFPVITPAVRSEVSRIYLQPAIERGHFGEGLYRSAVALATPAQEVRFDAPTRTRFRGLGVWITLGTTVAIISFFWWISRPDLRHPYRRIQNGEYWGTGQGGFGGNWGGFGGGTSGEGWR, from the coding sequence ATGATGCTTCGATCCGGCCGGCGACTTACCAGAGTGACGGTGATGAGTTTTATCGTCGTGCTGTGGGTCGCTGCCGCTCACGCGTCATTGTACGATCGGCCCAAAGAGCGTGTGCCTCTTCCCAGTCCCATCGGATATGTCAGCGATCATGCGCAGGTGGTGGAGGCAGAGTGGAAGGAACGCATCAGGTCCGTCTGCATAGATCTTGAAAAGAAAAGCGGCGTCGAAATGGTCATCGTGACGGTGCCCACGATTAAACCGTATCCATCGGCCAAGGAATACGCGGACGCGCTGTATGAAAAATGGCAAATCGGCTCCACGCAGCAGGAACATGGGGTAATGGTGCTGGTCGCCGTACAGGAACGGCAAGCGGCGATGGCCTTAGGGCGAAAAATGTTTCCGGTTATTACACCCGCCGTCAGAAGTGAAGTCAGTCGAATCTATCTTCAACCTGCGATCGAGCGCGGGCATTTCGGTGAGGGTCTGTACCGATCAGCCGTTGCACTGGCCACACCTGCACAAGAGGTGAGGTTCGATGCCCCGACACGGACCCGGTTTCGGGGACTTGGGGTTTGGATTACGCTCGGCACCACCGTTGCGATCATTTCATTTTTCTGGTGGATCAGCCGGCCGGATCTGCGGCACCCCTACAGGCGCATTCAAAATGGTGAATATTGGGGAACGGGTCAAGGTGGATTCGGTGGGAATTGGGGCGGCTTTGGCGGCGGCACGAGCGGGGAGGGGTGGAGATAG
- a CDS encoding SUMF1/EgtB/PvdO family nonheme iron enzyme — protein MRGFLVPLCALLIAVGHQPPADAADISSAMVLIPPGEFIMGTPEGSDGFPDEHPERRVLLGGYLLDRYEVTNEAYAAFVRGTGHRAPANSSQAATLWANDRPLPGIEDHPVVNVSWEDADAYCRWAGKRLPTEAEWEKAARGTDGRRYPWGNDWDFTRANSASYWAQRTIEFNSGADWDAFWIRGDGARLAKEKGILGEVLTTPVDGFPQSVSPYGVFGMAGNAAEWVQDWYDPNYYRNAPLSDPQGPSRGAIKAMRGGSWLKPAASLRTSDRDWGTMDSRPSGTGFRCANDAH, from the coding sequence ATGAGAGGGTTTCTTGTCCCCTTGTGCGCGCTGTTGATCGCCGTCGGCCATCAACCGCCCGCTGACGCCGCAGACATTTCGAGCGCCATGGTCTTGATTCCTCCCGGAGAATTTATAATGGGAACGCCCGAGGGAAGCGACGGCTTTCCTGACGAGCATCCCGAACGCCGTGTCCTCCTCGGTGGATACCTCCTCGACCGCTATGAAGTGACCAATGAAGCCTATGCCGCATTCGTTCGAGGGACCGGTCATCGCGCTCCAGCGAATTCGAGCCAAGCCGCGACGCTCTGGGCGAATGATCGGCCTCTACCCGGCATCGAGGACCATCCCGTCGTCAACGTGAGTTGGGAAGATGCCGACGCCTATTGTCGCTGGGCCGGGAAACGCCTGCCCACTGAAGCCGAATGGGAAAAAGCCGCACGCGGAACCGATGGCCGGCGATATCCCTGGGGAAACGACTGGGACTTTACAAGAGCCAACAGCGCCAGCTATTGGGCACAACGAACGATCGAGTTCAACAGTGGAGCGGATTGGGACGCCTTCTGGATCAGGGGCGACGGAGCTCGTCTGGCCAAAGAAAAAGGCATACTGGGGGAAGTCTTGACGACGCCGGTGGACGGCTTTCCCCAATCGGTCAGCCCTTACGGTGTATTCGGCATGGCCGGCAACGCAGCGGAATGGGTGCAGGACTGGTATGATCCGAACTATTACCGGAATGCACCTCTGAGCGATCCTCAGGGTCCAAGCCGAGGGGCGATCAAAGCCATGCGCGGCGGGTCATGGCTGAAACCCGCAGCAAGCCTTCGAACAAGTGACCGCGATTGGGGAACGATGGACAGCCGTCCCAGTGGGACCGGGTTTCGCTGTGCAAACGACGCGCATTAG
- a CDS encoding iron-containing redox enzyme family protein, with translation MKKSVFLEALLDIMDTKHHWAWEHFSSGGLTKSQLKTHFQHEYAVYVRDFPVYLARILGKNPPFPVRHMLAENIYEEETGGLSLGKSHPELFLTMMEGLGFSRKDFERDHLLPAARIYRAWLERMSNHRHWVFAAATLTVFVEGSVKDRQELRAPSKKKSAEDIESIVGIHPLVRYHGVPSNRMDLVRAHQLVEAGHRYDAYDMVVNYTPAALRPSVLTCVKRSLSLWLTYRDAVAKACRLTKPQ, from the coding sequence AACATCACTGGGCCTGGGAACATTTTTCTTCGGGTGGGCTCACCAAATCCCAGCTCAAGACTCACTTCCAGCACGAGTACGCTGTCTATGTTCGAGACTTTCCTGTCTACTTGGCGCGGATCCTGGGAAAGAACCCGCCCTTTCCGGTCCGCCACATGTTGGCCGAAAACATCTACGAGGAAGAGACCGGAGGTCTCTCCTTGGGGAAATCCCATCCTGAACTGTTTCTGACGATGATGGAAGGATTGGGTTTCAGCCGTAAGGATTTCGAACGCGATCATCTCCTGCCAGCGGCCCGAATCTATCGAGCCTGGCTGGAGAGAATGTCCAACCACCGCCATTGGGTGTTTGCCGCTGCAACTTTGACGGTGTTCGTCGAAGGGAGTGTGAAGGATCGCCAAGAACTTCGTGCCCCTTCGAAGAAAAAAAGCGCCGAAGACATCGAATCTATCGTCGGCATTCACCCCCTCGTCCGCTATCATGGGGTTCCGTCCAACCGCATGGACCTGGTTCGAGCCCACCAACTGGTCGAAGCAGGACATCGATATGATGCGTATGACATGGTCGTAAACTACACGCCGGCGGCGCTTCGACCATCGGTCCTGACGTGCGTCAAACGAAGCTTGTCGTTGTGGCTGACCTATCGCGATGCCGTCGCCAAGGCCTGCCGTCTCACAAAGCCCCAATGA